A window from Kovacikia minuta CCNUW1 encodes these proteins:
- a CDS encoding COP23 domain-containing protein, translated as MPLVAVKGMGISLGILAMLGSGSAIAAPLFPNAVESSQSDQKTDPGDVVVDTESRPADSTTGTPNSGTPANLAGTRFTCEYRGGEYQVMYHPESQPQQSYPWAKPSALGGGWTPQNRCNEISRRLESYRPDGLLEMRTGVENGYNTVCVTTQRVSNCRIVLTVPPGQDPTSTRDRVFQNLTVADSGQQTQAVNTFVGGSNGDILNQIGQAINNLPNLGNASPASGAINLRPFLDRADGGTGENLQGSVNRPAPRLNPDKFR; from the coding sequence ATGCCACTGGTTGCTGTAAAGGGGATGGGAATTTCGCTAGGTATTCTGGCAATGTTGGGAAGTGGGAGTGCGATCGCAGCACCCCTGTTTCCAAATGCGGTTGAATCTTCCCAATCTGATCAAAAAACTGACCCTGGTGATGTCGTTGTTGATACAGAATCCCGTCCTGCCGACTCAACCACTGGAACGCCGAACAGTGGAACTCCGGCAAACCTGGCAGGGACTCGGTTTACCTGTGAGTATAGAGGGGGCGAGTATCAGGTTATGTATCACCCCGAAAGCCAACCCCAACAGTCCTACCCCTGGGCAAAACCCAGCGCCCTGGGGGGCGGTTGGACTCCTCAGAACCGCTGCAACGAGATTAGCCGTCGTTTAGAGTCCTACCGACCGGATGGCCTGTTAGAAATGCGAACGGGGGTAGAAAACGGCTACAACACGGTTTGCGTTACGACCCAGCGGGTTTCCAACTGCCGGATTGTGCTGACGGTTCCTCCCGGTCAAGATCCGACTTCGACGCGCGATCGTGTTTTCCAGAATTTGACAGTGGCAGACAGCGGCCAACAAACCCAGGCAGTAAACACGTTTGTGGGTGGAAGCAATGGCGACATCCTGAATCAAATTGGACAGGCAATCAACAATTTGCCCAACCTGGGTAACGCTTCCCCTGCTTCTGGTGCCATTAATCTACGCCCCTTCCTCGATCGAGCGGACGGTGGCACTGGCGAAAACTTACAGGGTAGTGTTAACCGTCCTGCTCCCAGATTAAATCCTGATAAATTCCGTTAG
- the crtR gene encoding beta-carotene hydroxylase — MSEAGKPLTVPKELLGPPGDFNPTLLMFIAAVVLAIVSTVGHFCWHWHDWCSFLMNLTALHLVGTVIHDACHNAAHRNRIINAILGHGSAQMLCFSFPVFTRVHMQHHANVNDPDNDPDHVVSTMGPLWLINARFFYHEVYFFQRRLWRKFELWEWVIARSLLALVVFLGYQYGFIGYIFNFWFVPLALVGWELGLFFDYLPHRPFKERDRWKNARVYPSRILNWMIMGQNYHLVHHLWPSIPWYNYERAYIATKPLLDAKGSHQSLGLLKTTRDFFGFLYDVVLGIRFHRKEHRKDTSENPASDAPTFTNPSTEELLLPEEIISSP, encoded by the coding sequence ATGTCGGAGGCAGGAAAGCCCCTGACGGTGCCCAAGGAGTTGCTAGGTCCCCCCGGTGATTTCAACCCAACGTTGCTAATGTTCATAGCAGCCGTTGTCCTGGCAATTGTGTCTACTGTGGGTCACTTTTGTTGGCATTGGCATGATTGGTGTTCATTTCTCATGAACCTGACAGCGTTGCACCTGGTAGGCACGGTTATCCACGACGCTTGTCATAATGCGGCTCATCGAAATCGAATTATTAATGCCATTCTGGGACACGGAAGCGCTCAGATGCTGTGTTTTTCCTTCCCGGTATTTACCCGTGTCCACATGCAGCATCATGCAAACGTGAATGATCCTGATAACGATCCGGATCATGTGGTTTCAACGATGGGACCCCTATGGCTGATTAATGCTCGATTTTTCTATCATGAAGTCTATTTCTTTCAACGGCGTCTCTGGCGAAAGTTTGAACTGTGGGAGTGGGTGATTGCCCGATCGCTCCTTGCGCTGGTTGTCTTTTTAGGCTATCAATACGGCTTTATCGGCTATATTTTCAATTTCTGGTTTGTCCCTCTGGCACTGGTGGGGTGGGAACTGGGGTTATTTTTTGATTACTTGCCCCACCGTCCCTTTAAGGAGCGCGATCGCTGGAAGAATGCCAGAGTCTACCCCAGCCGAATTCTAAATTGGATGATTATGGGGCAGAACTATCATTTGGTGCATCATCTCTGGCCCTCGATCCCCTGGTACAACTACGAACGGGCTTACATCGCTACTAAGCCTCTGCTTGATGCCAAGGGGTCGCACCAATCCCTTGGGCTACTCAAGACCACACGGGACTTTTTTGGTTTCCTCTATGATGTCGTACTAGGAATTCGGTTTCACAGGAAGGAGCATCGCAAAGATACCTCCGAAAACCCTGCCAGCGACGCTCCGACTTTTACAAACCCCTCAACAGAAGAACTCCTTCTTCCAGAGGAGATCATCTCTAGCCCCTAG
- the tnpA gene encoding IS200/IS605 family transposase: MSEYIHKRHNVTVLLYHLVFPAKYRRAVFDEQVDAVLREVCLEIEKRYEIKFMEIGVDKDHVHFLVQSVPTYSVTKLVTIIKSLTAREVFKRCPQVKQQLWGGEFWSDGYFASTVGKHGDEGMIAKYVKNQGNDYLQLHRDEQLALF, translated from the coding sequence ATGAGCGAGTACATCCACAAAAGACATAACGTTACAGTTTTGCTTTATCACTTAGTGTTTCCAGCGAAGTATCGACGGGCTGTGTTCGACGAACAGGTGGATGCAGTCTTGCGAGAAGTGTGTCTAGAAATTGAGAAGCGTTACGAGATCAAGTTTATGGAGATTGGGGTGGACAAAGACCATGTGCATTTTTTGGTCCAGTCGGTGCCAACCTACAGCGTGACTAAACTGGTGACGATAATCAAGAGCTTGACAGCGCGCGAAGTGTTCAAACGCTGCCCTCAAGTGAAACAGCAGTTATGGGGTGGAGAGTTTTGGAGTGACGGTTATTTTGCGAGTACGGTGGGCAAACACGGAGATGAAGGCATGATTGCGAAATACGTCAAAAACCAGGGCAATGACTATCTCCAATTACACAGAGATGAGCAACTTGCTCTTTTTTGA
- a CDS encoding IS110 family RNA-guided transposase → MSSSSPVVDAVLGLDIGKTRIHGVLLCGTQALRRKAVANTVAGHQELLAWLSQQRFTQLHACLEATSTYGHAIAKQLHHAGYGVTIANPQAVHAYAQSRLSRTKTDAADARLIAEYCRDLKPELWQPPAPEVEVLQNLMRRVQALEQMIGQETNRLETAPPELVSEINTHITFMEDQLKALRDKIRTHIDQFPGLKRQHELLDSIPGIGPHTAALILAEIGSWQHFASARQLAAYAGLTPQEKTSGTSIHGKPRLCKLGNARLRKALFLPALCLLRWSKPIQAWRAQLLQRHKTKRQVVGAVMHKLIRWIYGVLHANKPFDAQVCFPTSST, encoded by the coding sequence ATGTCATCGTCGTCCCCTGTCGTTGATGCTGTATTGGGTTTAGACATTGGCAAAACACGGATTCATGGGGTGTTGCTCTGTGGCACCCAAGCGCTTCGACGCAAAGCGGTCGCCAACACAGTTGCTGGGCACCAAGAATTGCTCGCTTGGTTGAGCCAGCAACGCTTTACCCAGTTACATGCCTGTCTCGAAGCCACCAGCACCTATGGGCATGCCATCGCCAAGCAGTTGCATCACGCCGGGTATGGCGTGACGATTGCCAATCCCCAAGCGGTCCATGCTTATGCCCAGAGTCGCTTGAGTCGCACCAAGACCGATGCGGCTGATGCTCGCTTAATTGCCGAATACTGCCGTGACCTGAAGCCTGAGCTTTGGCAACCACCGGCCCCTGAGGTGGAAGTGTTGCAAAATCTGATGCGACGGGTGCAGGCCCTCGAGCAGATGATTGGACAGGAAACCAATCGCCTCGAAACGGCTCCCCCTGAGTTGGTAAGCGAGATTAACACTCACATCACCTTTATGGAAGACCAACTCAAAGCCTTGCGAGACAAGATTCGAACCCATATCGACCAATTCCCCGGTCTCAAACGGCAACACGAATTGCTCGATTCGATTCCTGGTATTGGTCCTCACACCGCGGCCCTGATTCTCGCAGAAATCGGCAGTTGGCAGCACTTTGCTTCGGCTCGGCAGTTGGCGGCTTACGCCGGACTCACGCCCCAGGAAAAAACCTCTGGCACATCGATTCACGGCAAGCCCAGGCTGTGCAAACTTGGTAATGCCCGCTTACGCAAAGCCCTGTTTCTCCCAGCCCTGTGCCTTTTACGCTGGAGCAAGCCGATTCAAGCTTGGCGCGCACAACTCCTCCAGCGCCACAAAACTAAGCGTCAAGTCGTCGGGGCCGTGATGCATAAGCTGATTCGCTGGATTTACGGGGTTCTGCACGCCAATAAACCTTTTGACGCCCAGGTCTGCTTCCCGACCTCATCGACTTGA
- a CDS encoding Mo-dependent nitrogenase C-terminal domain-containing protein: protein MNRSRYETPTPNVEKFVWISKEVKLDVAVTHDQPAQKAPFAPLQPIRQALDNFQIYRPKTARLICRLIPASCPFARTIKLFNRTLFQIPPLCKLNPFYEEFVGLRFRALSYLADHCNEDISRYC, encoded by the coding sequence ATGAACCGTTCTCGCTACGAAACCCCTACCCCTAACGTTGAAAAGTTTGTCTGGATTTCCAAAGAGGTCAAGCTTGATGTCGCCGTCACGCATGACCAGCCTGCTCAGAAAGCTCCATTTGCGCCCCTTCAACCGATTCGCCAAGCTCTAGATAATTTTCAAATTTACCGTCCAAAAACGGCTCGATTGATTTGTCGATTGATCCCTGCTTCTTGTCCGTTTGCGCGCACGATTAAACTATTTAATCGGACTCTTTTTCAAATTCCGCCTCTTTGCAAGCTGAATCCCTTCTACGAAGAGTTTGTTGGCTTACGCTTTCGGGCACTTTCTTACCTGGCAGATCACTGCAATGAGGACATCAGTCGTTATTGCTAA
- a CDS encoding TetR/AcrR family transcriptional regulator has product MRTSHHLSPTETETRTRILQSALRLFARKGYDGTTTRDLAEVAGVAEGTLFRHFTNKKAILVEVATQGWIEILTDLLTELSEMGSYKAVAQVMRRRMLHLHANADMLRVCFMEAQFHPDLRDQIQSEVIDKMTDVAEAFFQTAMDQGIYRRMNPKMVARVFLGMFAVAGFSQSTIMEPGVAASEMQEMAEGLADIFLNGVLVKDE; this is encoded by the coding sequence ATGCGAACTTCCCACCACCTGTCGCCAACGGAAACTGAAACACGGACTCGTATCCTGCAATCAGCCCTACGGTTGTTTGCTCGTAAGGGCTACGACGGCACAACCACTCGCGATTTAGCAGAAGTTGCAGGAGTTGCAGAAGGTACACTATTTCGCCATTTCACTAACAAAAAAGCAATTCTAGTTGAGGTGGCAACGCAGGGATGGATCGAAATCCTTACAGATCTGCTGACGGAATTAAGCGAAATGGGCAGTTACAAAGCGGTCGCCCAGGTGATGCGACGAAGAATGCTACACCTGCATGCCAATGCCGATATGCTGAGAGTGTGCTTTATGGAGGCACAATTTCACCCAGACTTGCGTGATCAAATTCAGTCTGAGGTGATTGATAAGATGACGGATGTGGCAGAAGCTTTCTTCCAGACGGCAATGGATCAGGGAATTTATCGCCGCATGAACCCCAAAATGGTGGCACGGGTGTTCCTGGGAATGTTTGCAGTTGCAGGTTTCAGTCAAAGCACGATTATGGAACCCGGAGTTGCCGCTTCAGAGATGCAAGAAATGGCAGAGGGCCTGGCAGATATTTTTCTCAACGGTGTACTGGTCAAAGATGAATAA